GCGACGTAGAAGCCATTACTGTCGTCAGTGAACAAGTGGGTGAGTGAGAAGAATCCGTTCAAGGGGCGTTCATCGGTTGCGACACAGGTTCTGTGAACACATTTAAACTCGTTGAAGAGTTTTCCAGCTAACCCGGGAATGTACTCAGGCTTGGCTACTATGTGGATTGTATCACCGTCCACCATTATGGAAGCATTCGCTGATTCCGCCAGTTTTACATATTTGTCTATAATAGAAGTGTTCCTAAGCATAGTATACACCTATCAATAACCCTGTTATAGATAATGCCATTAAAGGTATATAAAGCTTGAGGAGGCTTACAGGCGCCATATCTATCCTGATTCTCCCAACTACTGTAGCGGCAACTCCGTAAACGAGCCATGTCACAACTAATAGTGGAACCAGTATTAGGGATGTTAGGAGTCCCGGGCTTGTCAGGGATTGCAGAATGATCACGAGGGGGATCATTTTCGCGAGAAGCCTCCTAGTTAACATGGCGTAGATATATGTTGCAAGCAGGGGTCCGCTGAACTCTACGAAAATCCCGGATGCAAGCTCAACCTCTGCTTCAGCAATGTCGAAGGGCGGGCGTCCTGTGCTAACATAGCTTGTTATAAACAACGTTATCATGGCTGATAGCAGTCCTATGTAAGTATACGGGGATGCGGCTTCCTCTCCCAGTATGAAAGATATTGCGCCAATTGAAAGTATCATGGTAAACTCGTTTACAAGCGAGACAATAACCTCTCTATAACCTCCTATCTGAGAGAACGGGTTTGGAATGAGGAGGGGTGTCATGGCGCTCGAGGCTTGGGCTACAAGGAATAATGCTAGCCCGGCGAACAGGATTTGGAAGTTTCTCTCAGCAATGATGAAATAGTTTAAAGCAATCAATGATGATATCTGAAGAAGAATAGTCAACAGAACCATGTAGGTTGCCAGGGCAGAGCCAGTGAAAGGTTTAACCTCCTTACCCATGAGTTTGAGGAAATCGTATAGCGTTTGGGTTACTGGGGGCCCTATGCGTGTTTGAATAGCTGCTTTAACCTTCCTCTCCATCCCGTCCAGCAGTAAGGGTAGTACGAGCATCGCGCCCGACACAACCCCTACTAATATTACATCGAGCACGCGACCACCTCAAGCCAGGTAGGTTACAAGCCAGATTATCAGGACCGCGATCAACCCGAACCATAGCGATGCCATTATCATGGACTCTATCATTGTTAGCTGAATCTTGTTGAGAAGGATTGACACCTTGTTTATCACGTACACTAGCTTAATGAAGAACGCGTCACCCACGTTTATCGAGTACTGGAGCATCGCCCTAAGCAGGTCTGAACGAGAGCCCTTGCTCCTGTGAAGAGTTTTCTCCAACAAACGCTCAAACCATCGCATTGCGCTTCCTCTTGCCGAGCTCATGCCTCAACACCCGATAACCACTGCTCCTTCTCCTCTTTAGCTTCTTTCAAGTTTCGCACGGATATTAGTATGGCTAGCGGGGTTGTTAAAGCAGTGAGGAATAGAAGTATGTAAACCCAGAAGTCAGCCGGGAATACGTAGAGTAGGAGGTAGGAAAGGATTATTGTAAAGAAGGAGAGGAAGTAGTCTCCAATTAGCTCTGGCTCATTGAGGTTTTTGGGCGGGATTTTCAAAGGCGGCTTAATGGATGATGTATAGGCTGCTATGAACTTGCTCATGTAGATCACGGTCAGCACGGTTGAGAAACTAACTATCGCGAGCACTGGGAGGGCTAGCAGACTCCCTGTTAAAACAAGGGATAGCGTAGTGAATATCAGCAGGAATTTCACGATGAAACCAGGGGTTGGAGGGAATCCTGTTAAGTTGAGGAATGTTAAGAAGGCTATGTTAAGCGCGTTCGGGGAGACAAGGCCAAGGTAGCCTAGCTTGTAGAGCTCGTGAGTGTTTGCGAGCTGCTCCATTATTGAAATGTTGACGAAACCCAGTGCTTTGGCTATGCCATGGTATACAACGTATACGACTATCAAAGTCTGTATGATGGGTTGCCTGACCAAGCCGTAGAGCGCGAAAAGCATTGTAACTATGCCCATGTGCCCCAGTGAGCTGTACACTATCACTTTTTTAACATCTGTTTGAACAGTAGTCATCAAGTAGCCGTACAAGGATGTGACAATACCCTGCGCCATCATAATGTAGAATACTGCTGGGTCTAGGCTGAACATTGAAATCACTATGAATAGTGAGAAAGCGCCCATTTTCGAAAGCAACCCGCTCATCACAGAGGTGCCTGGGGAGGGCGCGTGGTAGTAGGCTGTTGGAAGCCATGAGTGAAGTGGGAATTGGCCAAGCTTGGTTAGAAAACCTATTACAAGAATTATTGATTCTAGGAGTCCAACACTCATGCTGGTTTGAGAGAGCTCGGTCAACGGGATTAGCAATGACTCTATGAAGCCGTATTTCTGAGAAGCGAGCACCCATATCGACAGTATTGAGATATCGCCCGGTGTCGCACAAAAAACAAGGTATTTTATTGCTACCGGGTAATTCTCATACCCTCTCTCCATTAATATGAGGAGGACTGAAACCAATTCAAGAACTATCCAGAGCGTTATCACTTCGATGAGGGTTTCAGAGGAGAATAACAGTATGACCAGGGAGAGCATAACGTCCGTTACAAGTTGCTGATACATCACCTTACCATATATCACTCTGTAGTAACCCTCGGTGTGCAGGGTTAAACCTATTGCTGCTATCATGGAAAGAAGTATGAAATACGGCTGGAACCATAAAAGCTCTACTACCCCTGCGAGGAAAAATAAGCCGGGAACGAGGAATCCGAGGATTCTCAAAATCTTTGAAAACCTGGGGTGGGAGTCCACTATGAGGGCTCCCATGGCTGAGAGCATTATGGTGAGTACTATGTATGTTTTAGCCAGCATGTTCAAGCGGGCTCACCTCTCTAACAGTGATTGAAAATAATGCTGCTGTTAGAACAGGCACTATCATGGTGAACGATACTACGAGGGCTATTGTTGTGAACCCCGATATGAGTATTGTGAAGTTGTAGAGGACGTTGAGTGTTCCAAGTGCGAGAATGACAACCTGTGGTCTCGTACCAATGTGGTTAACAGGCTGGAGCACGCCCTTTCCCTTCCTGAGGTATATTTTGAAGTAATTTATGCTTATCGATATTGAAGTTGCAATATAGAACGCTATACCTATAAGAATAATTGTTTTCGCCAGGTCCAAACCCTGGTATAGGATTGCGTAAACGCTCAAAACTTTTGAAGTAAACCCAATGGTTCCTGGGACTCCGAGCATGGTGAATACGGCTAGCAGTCCTCCTATAGATGACAACGGCATGAGCGTTGAAACCCCATGTAACCCGTGGATGTACCTGCTACCATACACGTACTCTACTAAACCGATTTCAGCGAACAATGTAGTCTTGTAGGCTGTGTGCATTACTATTGATGTCAGCAAGGCGAGGAAGACGTATTCGCCGGGGTATAAAAGGTAGAGTGCGAATATTAGGCTGATAAACCCGTTGGTTGATATTGTCGCGTACGCCAGCATCTTCTTACCATCCCTCTGCCACGTAGCCTGCAATCCTCCGTATATTATTGAGAATATGCCAGACACGATGAGGTAAAAAGCTATGATGGGCTCGTACTCTCCAAAGTCAACCAGACTTACAACCCTGTACAAGCCTAGGAAGCCCAAAGGCGTCATGACACCGCTTAGGATTGCTGACGCGGGGGAGGGTGCTGCTGAGTGTGCACTTGGAAGCCAGAAGTGTAACGGCACGGTCGCAGCCTTGGTCACGAAACCTGCTATTAGCAGTGGTATAAGGTATGCTGGAACAGTTGTCTTGACAGTTGCGAGGTCTGGGAAGCCTTTTAAAAGGTTTTGAAAACTCATCGCTCCTGCGACCAGCAGTACTGATGTAATAATCATTGTGAAGACCGTTACTTCGAAAGTTAGTGTTGAAGTAAATATGAAACCTCTGCTCGAAGTGAGGGAGCCCTCGTAAGAGTGTTCTTCCCCTTCTTTTATCAAAGCATATGCTAGGACTTCGGATATCGTCCAGAAGGCGGCGAGAGCTAGTATGTTGAATGAGGAATAGGTCATGGTCAAAGAGATTATTAGAAGATCGAGTAGAATACTGGCTGACGCCGAGTAGTTGTTGATTCTGAAGTAATCGTAGGCGTAGAGGGAGATAATGCTTCCCGAGACAATGGTTGAGACAGCCAGGACTGCCCCGAAAATATCGAGTGTGCCATTAGCATATAACCCGTAGACACCGATGGCTAAAAGAATGGCGGAGGAGATTTTTAGAAGCAATATTTGAGTGGTTGAAAAACCTTTTTTAAAGCTGGGTAAGATGAAAACCATTGCACCTAGGATGTAGAAAAAGATTAATGCATACACGTCCATGGTGATCCCTTGGCTACTTGAGGGATTCATACCTTGCCTTAGCCCATGATTCAGCAGTTTTCTTCTTGGCTATATCGAACACTTCGGGCTCAGCGGAGTATACTATCGCCCCTGTCGGACACAGCGAGCTACAGCCTGGCTCAAGCCCTTTCTTCCTTTGATCATAGCATAGGTCGCACTTTGTGGATATTCTCAGCCCCTTGTCAAGCTGGGGTATGCCGAATGGGCATGCATATAAGCATGCCATGCAGCCTATGCACTTGCTGGGTATGACGTATACAGCGCCCTCTTTGTCTCTCGTCATAGCTCCTGTGGGGCACACGTCTATGCAAGGAGCCTTAGCGCAGTGGAGGCATGAAACCGGGATTTCAAGGCCTAGCGAGGTCCTGTAGACCTTGATGTACGGTTTCCCATCATGGATGAAGTCGCATGCTGCCTCACATGCTCCGCATCCTATGCAAGTTCCTATGTCTATTATCCTGAGATATCTTTGGTGAGATGTGGAGGGGTTATCCAAGCTCATCCAGCTCACCTCGCGAGGGGTTGCTTAACTAGTTTTGCCTGGATCCAGCTGTGCATGAACCTTGCCGCGTAGAGGCCGCTTCTAGTTGCAGGGCCTATTTTACTCGGACCGGTGACCACGTCGCCTGCTGCGAAGACTTTCGGGTTGCCCGTCTGATATCTTTCATTAACTATTATCGTATTGCTCTTGGATAGTTTTATCCCGAGCTTGTTCAAAACCTCCTCGCTAGGGCTTAATGGAGGTGTTGCCGTCTCCCCTGTCGCGAAAACCACCGTGTCAGCCTCTATTATGAACTCGGAGCCCTCGATCGGCACGGGCTGGGGCCTACCTGTCTCGTCGGGCGGGCCGAGCCTCATCTTCTGCATTTTAATACCCTTCACCCACCCGTTTTCAGCCAGTATCTCAACTGGGGCCACCAGCTCCTGGAACTCCACGCCCATTCTCTGAACCCTTTCTATCTCGAAAATCCCAGCTGGTGCTTCGTTTATGGTTCTCCTGTAAAGGAGGTATGACTCAGCGCCTTCCCTAAGCGCCTGCTCCGCGGCATCCACTGCGCTGTACCCTCCCCCGATCACCACAACCTTCCTGCCCGGCTTCGGCTTCCTATCGATCAGTTTTAACTCGAAAAGCCTGAAACCATATACGTATTCGAGCGCTGAGGTAACGCCTTTCACGTTGGAGCCTGGGAGGCGCGGTATCTTGGAAACCCATGTCCCCGTGGTTATCAATACTAGGTCGTGGTTGTTCACAACCTCCTCGAGGCTTATTTTCTTTTCAACGAACATGTCACCTTCCTCGTGATGTTTCTCCTCGCCTGTGAAAACCTTGGTTCTGGTTGAGAAGCTTACCCCGAACTTCTCCTCAAGCTCTTTAACGCCGAGCAATACTCTATGCCTGGGTATTCTCCAGGGAGGAATCGCGAATAACATCAATCCTCCCGGTAACGGTTGCTTATCGTAGACTGTTATCTCGTAGCCATGGCATGACAAGTATCCTGCTGCAGCTAAGCCGGCGGGTCCGGCCCCTATGATTGCTACTTTTAAATTATTTGACGGCGGCCTCTCCTTACACATAAATGCGTATTTAATGTAATCACTCAAAGCTCCTCACTCATGCGTTGTTATAATTGGAAGCCCTTATAATTCTTATGTGTGATTACTTATACCATGCCTAAAAACACGTTTTTCCCATTCAAATATATATCAATCGACATTTCTACATATGTCTAAACTCTTCCCTCTCATAAGTGGTTTATTAGGATAAACCGGCAGTATTTCTTAATCTAAGGAGAGGTCTGCAGGCTGGAATAATGAGCAGGATTAGGATAATGTTCATAGATGTTGACGGGACTATTACGGAGGGCAGGGATACGTATCTCTTAGACCTAGAGCTCGTGAGTGTTCTTAGAAAACTCACCAGTCGAGGGGTCTACGTTAGCATAGT
This is a stretch of genomic DNA from Thermosphaera aggregans DSM 11486. It encodes these proteins:
- a CDS encoding FAD-dependent oxidoreductase gives rise to the protein MSDYIKYAFMCKERPPSNNLKVAIIGAGPAGLAAAGYLSCHGYEITVYDKQPLPGGLMLFAIPPWRIPRHRVLLGVKELEEKFGVSFSTRTKVFTGEEKHHEEGDMFVEKKISLEEVVNNHDLVLITTGTWVSKIPRLPGSNVKGVTSALEYVYGFRLFELKLIDRKPKPGRKVVVIGGGYSAVDAAEQALREGAESYLLYRRTINEAPAGIFEIERVQRMGVEFQELVAPVEILAENGWVKGIKMQKMRLGPPDETGRPQPVPIEGSEFIIEADTVVFATGETATPPLSPSEEVLNKLGIKLSKSNTIIVNERYQTGNPKVFAAGDVVTGPSKIGPATRSGLYAARFMHSWIQAKLVKQPLAR
- a CDS encoding 4Fe-4S dicluster domain-containing protein; amino-acid sequence: MSLDNPSTSHQRYLRIIDIGTCIGCGACEAACDFIHDGKPYIKVYRTSLGLEIPVSCLHCAKAPCIDVCPTGAMTRDKEGAVYVIPSKCIGCMACLYACPFGIPQLDKGLRISTKCDLCYDQRKKGLEPGCSSLCPTGAIVYSAEPEVFDIAKKKTAESWAKARYESLK
- a CDS encoding NADH-quinone oxidoreductase subunit H — protein: MLDVILVGVVSGAMLVLPLLLDGMERKVKAAIQTRIGPPVTQTLYDFLKLMGKEVKPFTGSALATYMVLLTILLQISSLIALNYFIIAERNFQILFAGLALFLVAQASSAMTPLLIPNPFSQIGGYREVIVSLVNEFTMILSIGAISFILGEEAASPYTYIGLLSAMITLFITSYVSTGRPPFDIAEAEVELASGIFVEFSGPLLATYIYAMLTRRLLAKMIPLVIILQSLTSPGLLTSLILVPLLVVTWLVYGVAATVVGRIRIDMAPVSLLKLYIPLMALSITGLLIGVYYA
- a CDS encoding proton-conducting transporter membrane subunit produces the protein MLAKTYIVLTIMLSAMGALIVDSHPRFSKILRILGFLVPGLFFLAGVVELLWFQPYFILLSMIAAIGLTLHTEGYYRVIYGKVMYQQLVTDVMLSLVILLFSSETLIEVITLWIVLELVSVLLILMERGYENYPVAIKYLVFCATPGDISILSIWVLASQKYGFIESLLIPLTELSQTSMSVGLLESIILVIGFLTKLGQFPLHSWLPTAYYHAPSPGTSVMSGLLSKMGAFSLFIVISMFSLDPAVFYIMMAQGIVTSLYGYLMTTVQTDVKKVIVYSSLGHMGIVTMLFALYGLVRQPIIQTLIVVYVVYHGIAKALGFVNISIMEQLANTHELYKLGYLGLVSPNALNIAFLTFLNLTGFPPTPGFIVKFLLIFTTLSLVLTGSLLALPVLAIVSFSTVLTVIYMSKFIAAYTSSIKPPLKIPPKNLNEPELIGDYFLSFFTIILSYLLLYVFPADFWVYILLFLTALTTPLAILISVRNLKEAKEEKEQWLSGVEA
- a CDS encoding complex I subunit 5 family protein encodes the protein MDVYALIFFYILGAMVFILPSFKKGFSTTQILLLKISSAILLAIGVYGLYANGTLDIFGAVLAVSTIVSGSIISLYAYDYFRINNYSASASILLDLLIISLTMTYSSFNILALAAFWTISEVLAYALIKEGEEHSYEGSLTSSRGFIFTSTLTFEVTVFTMIITSVLLVAGAMSFQNLLKGFPDLATVKTTVPAYLIPLLIAGFVTKAATVPLHFWLPSAHSAAPSPASAILSGVMTPLGFLGLYRVVSLVDFGEYEPIIAFYLIVSGIFSIIYGGLQATWQRDGKKMLAYATISTNGFISLIFALYLLYPGEYVFLALLTSIVMHTAYKTTLFAEIGLVEYVYGSRYIHGLHGVSTLMPLSSIGGLLAVFTMLGVPGTIGFTSKVLSVYAILYQGLDLAKTIILIGIAFYIATSISISINYFKIYLRKGKGVLQPVNHIGTRPQVVILALGTLNVLYNFTILISGFTTIALVVSFTMIVPVLTAALFSITVREVSPLEHAG